Proteins found in one Tamandua tetradactyla isolate mTamTet1 chromosome 1, mTamTet1.pri, whole genome shotgun sequence genomic segment:
- the OSBPL2 gene encoding oxysterol-binding protein-related protein 2 isoform X3 produces MLLLELSKITMPIAFNEPLSFLQRITEYMEHVHLIHKASCQAQPLERMQSVAAFAVSAVASQWERTGKPFNPLLGETYELTREDLGFRFISEQVSHHPPVSAFYSEGLQQDFVFHGSIYPKLKFWGKSVEAEPRGTITLELLKHKEAYTWTNPTCCVHNVIIGKLWIEQYGTVEIVNHRTGDKCVLHFKSCGLFGKELHKVEGHIQDKNKKKLFLIYGKWTECLWGIDPVSSGSLQKQEKRGDPVQKGKLEEGGEKAGSGVADDVPDVQETVQVIPGSKLLWRVNARPPNSAQMYNFTSFAVSLNELEKGMEKTLPPTDCRLRPDIRGMENGNMDLASREKERLEEKQREARRERAKEETEWQTRWFRQGSNPYTGAPDWLYAGGYFERNFSGCPDIY; encoded by the exons GAGCTGTCCAAGATCACAATGCCCATCGCCTTCAATGAGCCCCTGAGCTTCCTGCAGCGCATCACAGAGTACATGGAGCACGTGCACCTCATCCACAAGGCGTCCTGCCAGGCCCAGCCCCTGGAGAGGATGCAG tctgtggctgcttttgcgGTCTCGGCCGTGGCTTCACAGTGGGAGAGGACTGGCAAGCCATTTAATCCTCTCTTGGGAGAAACCTACGAACTGACCAG GGAAGATTTAGGATTCAGGTTTATATCCGAACAGGTCAGTCACCACCCTCCCGTCAGTGCGTTTTACTCGGAAGGTCTCCAGCAGGACTTCGTGTTCCATGGCTCCATCTACCCGAAGCTGAAGTTCTGGGGGAAGAGCGTGGAGGCGGAGCCCCGGGGCACCATCACACTGGAGCTTCTCAA aCATAAAGAAGCCTACACCTGGACCAATCCTACCTGTTGTGTACATAATGTCATTATTGGGAAGCTGTGGATAGAGCAGTATGGGACTGTGGAGATTGTAAATCACAG AACTGGAGATAAATGTGTACTTCACTTTAAATCGTGTGGATTGTTTGGAAAAGAACTTCACAAAGTGGAAGGGCACATCCAGGACAAAAA TAAGAAGAAGCTCTTCCTGATCTATGGCAAATGGACGGAGTGCCTGTGGGGCATAGACCCGGTGTCCTCCGGATCCCTTCAGAAGCAGGAGAAGAGGGGGGACCCTGTGCAGAAGGGCAAGCTG GAGGAGGGTGGCGAGAAGGCTGGCAGCGGTGTGGCTGATGACGTGCCTGACGTGCAAGAGACAGTTCAGGTCATCCCAGGCAGCAAGCTTCTCTGGAGGGTCAACGCACGGCCTCCAAACTCTGCCCAG ATGTACAACTTCACCAGCTTTGCAGTGAGTCTGAATGAGCTGGAGAAGGGCATGGAGAAGACATTGCCCCCCACCGACTGCCGCCTGCGTCCTGACATCAGAGGCATGGAGAATGGCAACATGG ATTTGGCAAGCCGAGAGAAAGAACGActggaagagaagcagagagaagccCGGAGAGAACGTGCCAAAGAGGAGACCGAGTGGCAGACGAG GTGGTTCCGCCAAGGCAGCAACCCATACACCGGGGCCCCCGACTGGCTGTACGCAGGGGGTTACTTTGAGCGCAATTTCTCCGGCTGCCCAGACATCTACTAA